In a single window of the bacterium genome:
- a CDS encoding UTP--glucose-1-phosphate uridylyltransferase: protein MSCLKLVLKAGRRVRKAVIPAAGFGTRLFPATKAVKKELFPIIDRQGRAKPVILAIVEEALAAGVEQVGIIVQSQDRELFEEIFCTPPPIENFNKLSHEDQEYSRYLMEIGNRITFLTQDVQEGFGHAVYCAHDWVGDEPFLLLLGDHLYASEVEKSCSRQLLDLYERVGVSVVGAKINPGAEVGHFGCMTGVWKEAHVSLSITEFYEKPTPEYARQHLHMEGMGEDEFLTVFGQYVLDPKIFAYLEENIRLNLRERGEFQLTSCLDRLRQEEGFVGCLVRGRRYDIGNPAAYRQSVIDFASA, encoded by the coding sequence ATGTCCTGCCTCAAGCTCGTGCTCAAGGCGGGCCGGCGCGTGCGCAAGGCAGTCATCCCCGCCGCCGGTTTCGGGACCCGGCTCTTCCCGGCCACCAAGGCGGTCAAGAAGGAGCTTTTCCCGATTATTGACCGCCAGGGGCGCGCCAAGCCGGTGATTCTGGCAATCGTCGAGGAGGCCCTCGCCGCCGGTGTCGAGCAGGTCGGCATTATCGTTCAGAGCCAGGACCGCGAGCTCTTCGAGGAGATCTTTTGCACGCCGCCGCCGATCGAGAACTTTAACAAGCTCTCTCACGAGGATCAGGAGTACAGCCGCTACCTGATGGAGATCGGCAACCGCATCACCTTTCTCACCCAGGATGTGCAGGAGGGTTTTGGTCATGCCGTCTACTGCGCCCATGACTGGGTGGGCGACGAGCCCTTTTTACTGCTGCTCGGAGATCACCTCTATGCCTCGGAGGTCGAAAAATCGTGCTCCCGCCAGCTGCTCGATCTCTACGAACGAGTCGGCGTCAGCGTCGTCGGTGCCAAGATCAATCCCGGCGCCGAGGTGGGTCATTTCGGCTGCATGACCGGGGTATGGAAGGAAGCACACGTCTCGCTCTCCATCACCGAGTTTTACGAAAAGCCTACGCCCGAGTATGCCCGCCAGCATCTCCATATGGAAGGCATGGGCGAGGATGAATTCCTGACGGTCTTTGGCCAGTACGTTCTCGACCCCAAAATCTTTGCCTATCTCGAGGAAAACATCCGGCTGAACCTGCGCGAGCGGGGTGAGTTCCAGCTCACCTCGTGCCTGGACCGGCTGCGCCAGGAGGAGGGTTTTGTCGGCTGTTTGGTCAGAGGACGGCGGTATGACATCGGCAATCCGGCCGCCTACCGTCAGTCGGTGATCGATTTCGCGTCGGCGTGA
- the rlmB gene encoding 23S rRNA (guanosine(2251)-2'-O)-methyltransferase RlmB: MLAYIYGRNPVLEWLRAGYPAEKLLFSRELSGAALQEIEKLAASRRIPFETVARPELSRAAGSDHHQGVAARILLPDYVEVDEILARAEQRNEPPLIAVLDCIQDPHNFGAILRSADGAGVHGVIIPKDNAAPMTAAVFKASAGAAAHVAVARVTNLSRVMDDLKERGLWFAGTDEEGDILYTELDLKGPAGLVLGSEGKGLRRLVREECDFIARIPLSGKVNSLNVSVAAALLFFEARRQRGF, from the coding sequence ATGTTAGCCTATATCTACGGCCGCAACCCGGTGCTCGAGTGGCTGCGCGCCGGCTACCCCGCCGAGAAGCTGCTCTTCTCGCGCGAATTGAGCGGTGCCGCCCTGCAGGAGATCGAAAAGCTCGCCGCCAGCCGCCGGATTCCATTTGAAACGGTGGCGCGTCCCGAGCTGAGCCGGGCCGCCGGCAGCGACCATCATCAGGGGGTGGCCGCGCGCATCCTTCTTCCCGATTACGTCGAGGTCGACGAGATCCTGGCGCGCGCTGAGCAGCGTAACGAGCCGCCCCTGATTGCCGTCCTCGACTGCATCCAGGACCCGCATAACTTCGGGGCGATCCTGCGCAGCGCTGATGGCGCCGGCGTGCACGGGGTGATTATCCCCAAAGACAACGCCGCCCCGATGACCGCCGCGGTGTTCAAGGCTTCAGCCGGCGCGGCTGCCCACGTCGCCGTCGCCCGCGTCACCAACCTCAGCCGCGTCATGGACGATTTGAAAGAGCGCGGCCTCTGGTTCGCCGGCACCGACGAGGAAGGGGATATACTCTATACCGAGTTGGATCTCAAAGGGCCGGCCGGCCTGGTGCTCGGCAGCGAAGGCAAAGGGCTGCGCCGTTTGGTCCGCGAAGAGTGCGATTTCATTGCCCGCATCCCGCTCAGCGGCAAAGTGAACTCCCTCAATGTCTCGGTGGCGGCCGCGCTGCTCTTTTTCGAGGCCCGCCGCCAGCGTGGATTCTGA
- a CDS encoding CHASE2 domain-containing protein produces MHSSLLRRSLAGGALGLLAALLVLLLTYAVEPRLFDAFEAKSLDWRYLGRLKTLWERRQGATIEDIIVVDIDDRSLEKLGRFDQWPRDYHARLIDYIAGGGARAIGFDVLFMEPDRDAAMDSALVAATARAGMVYHAMAFSSANPDAFLYPMKEPPAGLEAGRLALQLHAGTLPGIRSADRMDGRLVPLYNAAAGIGFANFSPDNDSVIRTMPMFIGFAGRHYCALTLAMTMGMMGARPEDLTVIPGKAITIAPAGKAAMRIPIDKAGRMLISYQGTFQTFRYISYYDVLMQRVPQETFQDKIILVGTSAAGLSDIRPVPFQDSFPGVEVHANVLYNILQHQYIEKQSLLYTVLTLIGLALLVAFLTVLLKPVLGGLAGALIITGYALLGRHWFAEQAFWLELVRPVMAIVIAYLFVILYRFIDEERNKRFIKNMFQHYITASVVDELLKRPDMLKLGGEKRMATAFFSDIKNFTTVSENLSPETLVAQLNDYLTAMTEVVFKYQGYLDKYEGDAIMAVYGVPVEMKDHARRACLAALEMQKKLVGLRQRWRSENKPEFHVRMGINSGPMIAGNIGGKERFDYTVIGDSVNLASRLEGANKAYGTSIMISEFTKELLNGEFPLRELDLLRVKGKNQPVRVYELLGGAAAEVDARVRKAVPLYEEGLALYRAQQWDAAIAAFERALAAHPEDGPSQTYIERCAWFKENPVGAEWDGVFEMKTK; encoded by the coding sequence ATGCACAGCTCACTCTTGCGCCGCTCGCTCGCCGGCGGTGCCCTCGGACTTCTCGCCGCCCTGCTGGTGCTGCTGCTCACGTATGCCGTCGAGCCCCGGCTCTTCGACGCCTTCGAGGCCAAGTCCCTCGACTGGCGTTACCTCGGCCGCCTCAAGACCCTCTGGGAGCGGCGCCAGGGCGCGACCATCGAGGATATCATCGTCGTCGACATCGACGACCGCAGCCTCGAAAAACTGGGCCGCTTCGATCAGTGGCCGCGCGACTACCATGCCCGCCTCATCGATTATATCGCCGGTGGCGGCGCCCGCGCCATCGGCTTTGACGTCCTCTTCATGGAACCCGACCGTGACGCGGCGATGGACTCCGCCCTGGTCGCCGCCACCGCTCGCGCCGGCATGGTCTATCACGCCATGGCCTTCTCCAGCGCCAATCCCGACGCCTTTCTCTACCCTATGAAAGAACCGCCCGCGGGACTCGAGGCCGGGCGCCTCGCGCTGCAGCTCCATGCCGGCACCCTGCCCGGCATCCGCAGCGCCGACCGCATGGACGGCCGCCTGGTTCCCCTCTACAACGCCGCCGCCGGCATCGGCTTTGCCAACTTTTCGCCCGATAACGACAGCGTCATCCGCACCATGCCGATGTTCATCGGTTTCGCCGGCCGCCACTATTGCGCCCTCACCTTGGCCATGACCATGGGCATGATGGGAGCGCGACCCGAAGATCTCACGGTGATCCCCGGCAAGGCCATCACCATCGCCCCGGCCGGCAAAGCGGCCATGCGCATCCCCATCGATAAGGCGGGCCGCATGCTCATCAGCTACCAGGGCACCTTCCAGACCTTCCGCTATATCTCTTATTACGACGTGCTGATGCAGCGGGTGCCGCAGGAGACCTTCCAGGACAAGATCATCCTGGTCGGAACCTCGGCGGCGGGGCTCTCGGATATCCGACCGGTCCCTTTCCAGGATTCCTTTCCCGGCGTCGAGGTACACGCCAACGTCCTCTACAACATTCTCCAGCATCAGTATATCGAAAAACAGAGTCTGCTGTATACGGTTCTCACCCTGATCGGGCTGGCCCTGCTGGTCGCTTTCCTCACCGTGCTGCTCAAACCGGTCCTGGGCGGTCTCGCCGGCGCCCTGATCATCACCGGCTACGCCCTGCTCGGCCGCCACTGGTTCGCCGAGCAGGCCTTCTGGCTCGAATTGGTGCGCCCGGTGATGGCCATCGTCATCGCCTATCTCTTCGTCATCCTCTATCGCTTTATTGACGAGGAGCGCAACAAGCGCTTCATCAAGAATATGTTCCAGCACTATATCACCGCCTCGGTGGTCGACGAGCTGCTCAAGCGGCCGGACATGCTCAAGCTCGGGGGCGAGAAACGGATGGCCACCGCCTTTTTCTCGGACATCAAGAATTTCACCACCGTCTCGGAGAACCTCTCGCCCGAAACCCTGGTCGCACAGCTCAACGATTATCTAACCGCGATGACCGAGGTGGTCTTCAAGTATCAGGGCTACCTCGACAAATATGAGGGGGATGCGATTATGGCGGTTTACGGTGTGCCGGTCGAGATGAAAGACCACGCCCGCCGGGCCTGCCTCGCCGCGCTCGAGATGCAGAAGAAACTGGTCGGGCTGCGGCAACGCTGGCGTTCGGAGAACAAACCCGAGTTTCATGTGCGCATGGGCATCAACTCCGGGCCGATGATCGCCGGCAACATCGGCGGCAAGGAGCGCTTCGACTATACCGTGATCGGCGATTCGGTCAACCTCGCCTCCCGCCTCGAAGGGGCCAACAAGGCCTACGGGACCAGCATCATGATCAGCGAGTTCACCAAGGAACTTCTGAACGGGGAATTCCCGCTGCGCGAACTCGACCTGCTGCGCGTCAAGGGCAAGAACCAGCCGGTGCGGGTCTACGAGCTGCTCGGCGGCGCCGCGGCCGAGGTTGACGCCCGTGTCCGGAAGGCGGTGCCGCTCTATGAAGAGGGGCTGGCGCTCTACCGCGCGCAGCAGTGGGACGCGGCGATCGCCGCCTTCGAGCGCGCCCTGGCCGCCCATCCCGAGGACGGGCCGAGTCAGACCTACATCGAACGTTGTGCCTGGTTCAAGGAGAATCCGGTGGGCGCTGAGTGGGACGGGGTTTTCGAGATGAAGACCAAGTAG
- a CDS encoding pitrilysin family protein: MHLKLLPLFGLFFLLGSTVSLAATFSRENITSAKLDNGLKILLFEDHAIPNIAYFTFFRVGSRNERPGLTGVSHFIEHMMFNGTAQTGPGQLDKIMEFNGGSNNAYTSDDLTAYTDWFPAAALEKMMAIEADRMQGLTFDPEVLESERGVVASERRMGVENDNASLLDETVRATAIMAHPYHWSVIGWMSDIQNWRRDEIIAYYRTYYAPNNAVLVVVGDFRTAEILPMIKKYYDKIPASPAPAAVTTTEPEQIGARRVTLHKQAQSPNFQMSWHAPACLDEAFPAMRILEITLLHGESSRLYRSLVSDRQLAIDVHGGMQESVDPLLFSIYVDPRQEADLDTIEAAIDAEIAKIAAAGISEAELTKARNTIRTDFYRPQQSISGKANILGTAELLFGGWEQLFSWPERFDTVTVAQVQNAAKRWLGPLKKTTGVLVPEQGGAE, from the coding sequence ATGCACCTCAAACTGCTCCCCCTCTTTGGCCTCTTCTTCCTGCTCGGCTCGACTGTCAGTCTGGCGGCGACCTTCAGCCGGGAGAACATCACCAGCGCCAAACTCGACAATGGCCTCAAGATCCTCCTCTTTGAGGATCACGCCATTCCCAATATCGCCTATTTCACCTTTTTCCGCGTCGGCTCGCGCAACGAGCGGCCGGGGCTGACCGGCGTCTCCCATTTCATCGAGCACATGATGTTCAACGGCACAGCCCAGACCGGTCCGGGTCAGCTCGACAAGATCATGGAGTTCAACGGCGGCTCCAACAATGCCTACACCAGCGATGACCTGACCGCCTATACCGACTGGTTTCCCGCCGCGGCCCTCGAGAAGATGATGGCCATCGAGGCCGACCGCATGCAAGGCCTCACCTTCGATCCCGAGGTGCTCGAATCAGAACGCGGCGTGGTCGCCTCCGAGCGCCGCATGGGCGTCGAAAATGACAATGCCAGCCTGCTCGATGAGACCGTCCGCGCCACCGCCATTATGGCCCATCCCTACCACTGGTCGGTGATCGGCTGGATGAGCGATATCCAGAACTGGCGCCGTGACGAGATCATTGCTTATTATCGCACCTATTACGCCCCCAACAATGCGGTGCTGGTGGTGGTCGGCGATTTCAGGACGGCCGAGATCCTGCCGATGATCAAAAAGTACTACGATAAGATCCCGGCCAGTCCCGCTCCGGCGGCGGTGACCACGACCGAGCCGGAACAAATCGGTGCGCGCCGGGTGACGCTGCACAAGCAGGCCCAGTCGCCCAACTTCCAGATGTCCTGGCATGCACCGGCCTGCCTCGATGAGGCGTTTCCGGCGATGCGCATTCTGGAAATCACCCTGCTGCACGGCGAGAGCAGCCGCCTCTACCGCAGCCTGGTGAGCGACCGTCAGCTCGCAATCGATGTTCACGGCGGTATGCAGGAGAGCGTCGATCCTCTGCTTTTCAGTATCTATGTCGATCCGCGCCAGGAGGCCGATCTCGACACGATCGAGGCGGCCATTGATGCCGAGATCGCGAAGATTGCCGCCGCGGGGATCAGCGAGGCGGAACTGACCAAGGCGCGCAACACCATCCGCACCGATTTTTACCGTCCACAGCAGAGTATCAGCGGCAAGGCTAATATCCTCGGTACGGCCGAGCTGCTCTTCGGCGGTTGGGAACAGCTTTTCTCCTGGCCCGAGCGCTTCGATACGGTGACCGTCGCTCAGGTCCAGAACGCGGCGAAAAGGTGGCTTGGACCCTTGAAGAAGACCACCGGGGTACTGGTTCCGGAACAGGGAGGTGCTGAATGA
- a CDS encoding pitrilysin family protein — MKPTLILTGLMVAALALQAGAFELPKPQKFTLANGLTVYHLAQHDLPLVSFRLIISGAGNCAVSAEQEGLADLTAELLLKGTRSKSAAELAEAIDFIGAELDTRARAEYAEMSGSALSGNLPTLMALAGECLLQPAFAASEFKLEQGRRIDDLVAIKDNPQEAVRYYFQKAWFGAHPLGRLSIGNESALAAMTPEAPAAFYRAHYHPNMAVMAVVGDIRLEDLKALVRKHFGGWKAASGATAAASLPALPPRGQSRYLLIDKPDATQAYFMLGAPGLPMGDPRIPAATVMNTLFGGRFTSWLVTELRVKRGLTYGARATLQSWNHLGLYSISSYTRNEKIGEMLQVTFDLINKARQEGFSDEEITSGRNYILGQFPPSLESQMAKAQAYTDLHFYGLGSDYYTRFLQSIATVQPDQSREMAQTLMPADPVVLVVVGKAAEIRAQLEKFASFEVRSIEEAGF; from the coding sequence ATGAAACCGACGTTGATTCTGACCGGACTGATGGTCGCCGCCCTGGCGCTGCAGGCGGGGGCCTTCGAACTGCCCAAGCCGCAAAAATTCACCCTCGCCAACGGCCTCACCGTCTATCACCTGGCCCAGCACGATCTGCCGCTGGTCAGCTTCCGCCTGATCATTTCGGGCGCAGGCAACTGCGCTGTGAGTGCGGAGCAGGAGGGGTTGGCGGATCTGACCGCCGAGCTGCTGCTGAAGGGAACCAGGAGCAAATCCGCAGCCGAGCTTGCCGAGGCGATCGACTTCATCGGCGCCGAACTGGATACCCGCGCCCGCGCCGAGTACGCCGAGATGAGCGGCAGCGCCCTGAGTGGAAATCTGCCCACGCTGATGGCGCTGGCGGGCGAGTGCCTCCTGCAGCCGGCCTTCGCCGCCAGCGAGTTCAAGTTGGAGCAGGGCCGGCGCATCGATGACCTGGTAGCCATCAAGGATAATCCCCAGGAGGCGGTCCGGTATTACTTCCAGAAAGCCTGGTTCGGGGCGCATCCCCTCGGACGGCTGAGCATCGGCAACGAGAGCGCTCTGGCTGCCATGACCCCGGAAGCGCCCGCCGCCTTTTACCGCGCCCATTATCACCCCAATATGGCGGTGATGGCGGTGGTGGGTGACATCCGGCTCGAGGACCTCAAAGCCCTCGTGAGAAAGCATTTCGGCGGCTGGAAGGCCGCCTCGGGCGCCACTGCAGCGGCCAGCCTGCCTGCGCTTCCTCCGCGCGGTCAGAGCCGGTACCTGCTCATCGACAAACCCGATGCCACCCAGGCCTATTTCATGCTGGGCGCCCCCGGCCTGCCGATGGGCGATCCCCGGATTCCCGCCGCGACGGTGATGAACACCCTCTTCGGCGGGCGCTTCACCTCCTGGCTGGTCACCGAGCTGCGGGTCAAACGCGGCCTCACCTACGGCGCCCGCGCCACCCTCCAGTCCTGGAATCATCTCGGCCTCTATTCCATCAGTTCGTATACGCGCAACGAAAAAATCGGCGAGATGTTGCAGGTGACCTTCGACCTCATCAACAAGGCGCGGCAGGAGGGATTCAGCGACGAAGAGATCACCAGCGGCCGCAACTACATCCTTGGTCAGTTTCCGCCCAGCCTCGAAAGCCAGATGGCCAAGGCGCAGGCCTACACCGACCTGCACTTCTACGGACTTGGCAGCGACTATTACACCCGCTTCCTGCAGTCGATCGCGACAGTGCAGCCCGACCAGTCCAGGGAGATGGCGCAAACGCTGATGCCCGCCGATCCGGTCGTCCTGGTTGTGGTTGGCAAGGCTGCGGAGATCCGCGCCCAACTTGAGAAATTCGCCTCATTCGAGGTGCGCTCCATCGAGGAGGCGGGATTCTGA
- a CDS encoding DUF3078 domain-containing protein: MKKLICMMLFFSLSAWAQETAPAGAAAADTAKPAPPWTHKLVGSLLGNQVSFTDWKQGGEDAIAWNLLLDGKSALEAGKNNWSTSYILGFGNTKLGSKSTRKTDDRFEVQSIYTRKYNLFVNPYVAATFKTQFAPGYSYDAKDVRTQVSRSFDPAYLTQTVGIGWQTLPQVKIRLGAGLRETLASNYAAIYTDDKKTKDKLEKSVVQGGAESAVNVDWKLSQNLLLTSLIESFTGFTDFSHPMLRTNTALAAKVSKYVTAMFNVLTINEPRVSPRAQVKQAVSLGLNYTFF; this comes from the coding sequence ATGAAAAAGTTGATCTGTATGATGCTCTTCTTTTCCCTGTCCGCCTGGGCGCAGGAGACCGCCCCGGCGGGTGCCGCGGCGGCGGATACCGCCAAGCCGGCGCCCCCCTGGACGCACAAGCTGGTCGGCTCCTTGCTCGGCAACCAGGTCTCTTTCACCGACTGGAAGCAGGGCGGTGAGGATGCTATCGCCTGGAATCTGCTGCTCGACGGCAAGTCGGCCTTGGAGGCGGGGAAGAACAACTGGAGCACCTCCTATATTCTTGGGTTCGGCAATACCAAGCTCGGTTCCAAGAGCACCCGCAAGACCGATGACCGCTTCGAGGTGCAGAGTATCTACACCCGTAAATACAACTTGTTCGTCAATCCCTATGTAGCGGCGACCTTCAAGACCCAGTTCGCCCCGGGCTATAGCTACGACGCCAAGGATGTGCGCACCCAGGTTTCACGCAGCTTTGATCCGGCCTACCTGACGCAGACGGTCGGCATCGGCTGGCAGACCCTGCCGCAGGTCAAGATCCGTCTCGGCGCCGGCTTGCGCGAGACCCTGGCCAGCAATTACGCCGCGATCTATACCGATGACAAGAAGACGAAAGACAAGCTCGAGAAATCGGTGGTCCAGGGCGGCGCCGAGTCGGCGGTCAATGTGGACTGGAAGCTTTCGCAGAACCTCCTGCTCACCTCTCTGATCGAGAGCTTTACGGGGTTCACGGATTTCAGTCACCCAATGCTGCGGACCAATACCGCGCTGGCCGCCAAGGTCAGCAAGTATGTCACGGCGATGTTCAACGTGCTGACGATCAACGAACCGCGGGTCTCGCCACGCGCTCAGGTCAAGCAGGCGGTCTCGCTGGGGTTGAACTATACCTTTTTTTAG
- a CDS encoding pitrilysin family protein, which translates to MIRMVPGLILFALIFSLAPLSSGQTYYKNLQYGKLNDVTIPQPKEVTLNNGLRLFLLEDHELPFIKMEARFVAGSAWEPAEKAGLAGITGMVMRTGGSQSMPGDQVDEQLEKIAASVETGIGLLEGSAGLSTLKEHFDKVLAIYADILRHPAFPPEKIELARIEYKSGISRRNDDVNQIARREYTQLIYGADSPYARDEEYATIDAITRDDLIAFHQRYVQPKGMVMAVWGDFKTAEMLSKLRRTFEAWPAGTSPLPKAPKVEYAFKQTVNLVAKTDVNQSNIWLGHIGGLKNTPDEAALVMMNEILSGGFSSRLFNRLRATEGLAYHVSGAYGTNVLYPGMFYMLLQTKSSRTVEAIHSMLREMKLMATTPVTEEELRYARESWLNSYVFNFDSKDEIIRRMAGYAFTGLPLDYLQRLRQQIEKVTVADVQQVAQKYLHPEEVQILVVGNPSEFGEPLNSLGTVNEIDIAIPVPGGAAMPEATAETRERGKTAVLSMLEAMGGVDKLAAVTSAEYTAKLVQSSPMGEMTMNARIMVVFPDKSCSVMKLPQGEIKMILNGEKGLLVAPQGSMPAPEPVKQNMIENLFRDPFMLARQLGALEVQWVGEPGYLGKPAQEVIVAKGKLSYHLFIDAATHLPLAIQYTTLSQQGPTEVEERYEEYRPVNGIQVAWKTLGFEKGQKVSETLLETAVLDGPVDLTVFEK; encoded by the coding sequence ATGATCAGAATGGTCCCGGGGCTGATCCTTTTCGCCCTGATCTTCAGCCTGGCCCCGCTCTCCTCCGGCCAGACCTATTACAAAAATCTGCAATACGGCAAGCTCAATGATGTCACCATCCCGCAGCCCAAAGAGGTGACCCTTAATAACGGCCTTCGTCTCTTCCTGCTCGAAGACCACGAACTGCCCTTCATCAAGATGGAAGCGCGCTTCGTGGCCGGATCGGCTTGGGAGCCGGCGGAGAAAGCCGGACTGGCCGGGATCACCGGCATGGTGATGCGCACCGGCGGCAGCCAGAGCATGCCGGGCGACCAGGTGGATGAGCAGTTGGAAAAGATCGCCGCTTCAGTGGAAACCGGCATCGGCCTCCTCGAAGGAAGCGCCGGCCTCTCCACCCTTAAGGAGCATTTCGACAAGGTGCTGGCCATCTATGCCGATATCCTCCGCCATCCCGCCTTTCCACCCGAAAAGATCGAACTGGCCAGGATCGAGTACAAGAGCGGCATCTCCCGGCGCAACGATGATGTCAACCAGATCGCCCGGCGCGAGTACACCCAGCTCATCTACGGAGCCGATTCGCCCTACGCCCGCGATGAGGAGTATGCCACCATCGACGCCATCACCCGCGATGACCTCATCGCCTTCCATCAGCGCTACGTCCAGCCCAAAGGCATGGTGATGGCGGTTTGGGGGGATTTCAAGACCGCCGAGATGCTCAGCAAGCTGCGCCGCACCTTCGAGGCCTGGCCTGCGGGCACCTCGCCCTTGCCCAAGGCACCCAAGGTGGAGTATGCCTTCAAACAGACGGTCAATCTCGTCGCAAAAACCGATGTCAACCAGAGCAATATCTGGCTCGGACATATCGGCGGGCTCAAGAACACCCCGGACGAAGCGGCGCTGGTGATGATGAATGAGATCCTCAGCGGCGGCTTTTCCAGCCGGCTCTTCAACCGCCTGCGCGCCACTGAAGGGCTGGCCTACCATGTCTCCGGAGCGTATGGCACTAATGTACTTTATCCCGGCATGTTCTACATGCTGCTGCAGACCAAATCGAGCCGCACGGTCGAAGCGATCCACTCCATGCTGCGCGAAATGAAGCTGATGGCTACCACGCCGGTGACCGAGGAGGAACTGCGCTATGCCCGCGAGAGCTGGCTCAACTCCTATGTTTTCAATTTCGATAGCAAGGATGAGATTATCCGCCGCATGGCTGGATATGCCTTCACCGGCTTGCCGCTGGATTACCTGCAGCGGCTGCGTCAGCAGATCGAAAAAGTGACGGTGGCGGATGTGCAGCAGGTTGCGCAGAAATATCTCCATCCGGAGGAGGTGCAGATTCTGGTAGTCGGCAATCCGTCCGAATTCGGCGAGCCGCTGAACTCGCTCGGAACTGTGAACGAGATCGACATCGCCATCCCGGTGCCGGGAGGCGCCGCCATGCCCGAGGCCACCGCCGAGACCAGGGAGCGGGGCAAGACGGCGGTCCTCTCGATGCTGGAGGCCATGGGCGGCGTTGACAAGCTCGCCGCGGTTACAAGCGCCGAATACACCGCAAAACTGGTGCAGTCTTCGCCGATGGGCGAAATGACCATGAACGCCAGAATCATGGTGGTCTTTCCGGACAAAAGCTGCAGCGTGATGAAGCTGCCGCAAGGGGAAATCAAGATGATCCTCAACGGGGAGAAGGGGTTGCTGGTGGCGCCGCAGGGGAGCATGCCGGCTCCTGAACCGGTGAAACAGAACATGATCGAGAACCTCTTCCGCGACCCCTTCATGCTCGCCCGCCAGCTCGGCGCGCTCGAGGTCCAGTGGGTGGGCGAGCCGGGCTATCTGGGCAAGCCGGCGCAGGAGGTGATCGTCGCCAAAGGCAAGCTCAGTTATCATCTCTTCATCGATGCGGCGACGCACCTGCCGCTGGCCATCCAGTATACGACGCTGAGCCAGCAGGGCCCGACCGAGGTGGAGGAGCGCTATGAGGAATATCGCCCGGTGAATGGCATTCAGGTGGCCTGGAAGACCCTGGGATTCGAGAAGGGGCAAAAGGTCTCGGAGACCCTTTTGGAGACAGCGGTGCTGGACGGCCCGGTGGATCTCACCGTTTTCGAGAAATGA